The Candidatus Hydrogenedentota bacterium nucleotide sequence AGAATCGGATTCAGCGGTATCGCAAAACAACGTCTTGCCGTCTGCCGCGAAGACCTGTCCGTTTTGCACAACAATTTCTTTCGCGTCGAATTTGGCGTTAAGAAATGCGCAATACTCTTGATTGGTCGTTTCCATTGCGGCCATGTAGAACGCGGGGAGCGATACGGCATGAAGCGGCAACTCGTCGTTGCGGTGTTCGCGGCCGCCAAGATTGTGATGATCGCCCATCTCGAATGTGCCCGCCGGGATCGACACGAAACCTGACGGCGCCCCAGTGGACTGGGCCGGCGTTGGCGCCGGCGCGGGGCGTGGAGGCGGTGTGCAACCAATAAGGTGCAATATCCCTGCAAATGCCACAGCGCATGCGACTGTACGACGAAGGTTCATTTCTTGCCTGCACTTCCCATGTTTCTTTGCGACGACGGTATGCGGTATTCAAACGCCTGCTCGGCTTTCTCGCTACTGGTGTTTTTGAAAACCACATGCGTTTCCGAATTGCCGACGCTGACCCAAAGGTACCCCGGACTTGGCAGAAAGTCGCCCGACACGTAGCCATACTCACTCACCATCCGCGTGACGTTGCGGCCTCCCGGTGTCGCGGGCTGCGGCACAAGTTGATAGACGATGCCATCGAGTTCCTGTCGCGCGAAGAAATGATCGTGTCCGTGAAATACGACGCTGACGCCATATTTCTTGAGCACATCGTGAATCGGCGCGGGCCAGCCAGGCCGATGCTGCGCGAATTCGGGCGTGCCGTCCAGGTTGCGCCCGCCCCACTCGAAGAACCGCGCCGCTTCCGCGCCTCCACGCATCGCTTCATCGCCGCCACCGACGAGATTGTGAATGAACACGAACCTGAACGGCGCGTTGCTCTTCGCAAGCGTCGATTCGAGCCAACGATATTGCGTCTCTCCGAGCGAGCGTTCCCAAAACGCGGCGGGCCCTTTGGAACGCGACGTTGTGAACCAATACGGATCGAGCACGACAGAGAGCGCATTTCCCCATTCCCACGAATAGTAGTCCTGCAACAGCCCCAGCGGGTCCGTGGGCATGTTGTTGCCGGTGTAGAAACCGTTCGGCAGTGGGTTCGGAAAATATCGTCGGCGCATCGCGTTCGACCAACCCGGCATCGAATCGCCCTTGCCGTAAAACCGCGATCCCGTTTCGCCGTCGTGGTTTCCCAAGACCAGGAACACCGGCGCCGAGTGCCCCACCAGGCCCAAATAGTATCGCTGCGCAAGGTACTGCGATTGCGCTGTTGCGAACTGCTGACCGCGCTTGTCTGTCATGAACGTGTCGCCGAGGTCGATGTGGAAATCGGGCGCGTCTGCCTGCACGGCGCGGAGGGTATTGGTGTACAGTGACGCCGCTTGCGGATCGTCGAGGTGTGAGTCCGCCTGAACCGTAAACGTAAACTCGCTGCCGCGACTGCGCTGCGTTTGGAAACGGCGGGGTCCATCGGCGGTGTAATCAGTCGCACCAGCGCGCCGCCAGTTGAAGCAATAGCTGTATGCTTGGTTGGGGCGCAGCTTGGTCAAAACAACTTCCACGGGCTCGCCGGCCCGGAATCGCTGGGGCGCGCTCTCTTGATCAAGCTTACTCGGATCGCTTCCGTACGAAAAGAAACCTTCGATTTCGGCGTAGGACAGGACGCTCGCGGTAATCGCATCTGCCGTGGGACGTCCAAGGATTATGTCAAAGTCGTGGGCGGGCACGTCCGTGTAGAACGTCGACGCCTTCTTCTGGTCCGGGTTGTGTTGCGGTCCGCCGGGCCCCCGGTTGCCGGGCGGTCGATTGCCGCGCCGCCTCGTGTCCGGCGCTACGACACTATCTTGCGCAGCGGCTGCCCACGGCGCGAACAACATCAACCCCACTGCACGTCGACGCGATATCTTCATGAATCAGTCCTGTCTGAACTGCTGGATGCCAATTCCATGAGCGCGCCCGTTAACGAATGGCATTTCGTTTTCCGCCTTTCTTCTCATCCTTCTGCTTGCCGGGCGGCCTCGGGCGATCTTGATATTGCGGGACATCGCTCGTCCCCGTTGACGCTGCCGCGTTCCGCGTCGGCATTTGCGCACTCATTGCCTTAAGATACTCGTCCATGGTCCGTGCCAGTGTGTCGGTTCTTTCTGGTTCGACAGCGGCCAGGTCGCGCTTTTCCCCGATATCTTCCGCTAGATTGAACAGCAATCGCTTGTCCGTCTCGTAGAAGTGAATCAATTTGTAGTTGCCCGCGATTATCGCCGTGCCGGGGCCATTGGGGTCGTGGTCGTAATGGGGAAAGTGAAAGACGAAGTAGTCGAACGGTCTCTTGACAGCGCCCGTGCCGCCATTATTCAGCACACCGCGCAGACTGCCTCCTTCCACACCCTTGGGCAGGGGCTCCTTGGATCCGGCAAGGTCCAGAAACGTTGGATAGAAGTCATGTCCGATGACCGGCGTCGTTGATGCGCTCCCCGCCTCGATTCCAGGACCGCGAACAATCAAGGGAACGCGAATACCGCCCTCCCACAAGGTGCCCTTTCCTTCGCTGAGTGGCGCATTCTCGTTCCTGCCCTGGGTTCCATGGTCCGTCGTGTAGACGACGTACGTGTTGTCCGCGATCTTCAATTCATCCAACGCCGCCAGCAACTTGCCAATTGTCGTGTCCATTTCTTCGACCGCCGCGTGCGCGCTGGCAATACGGGGGTCGGTTATCCCCGTCCGTTTCATGAAGGCGTCGAGCACATCGGGCGAAACGTCCTCCTGATTGCGCGCGCTGTAATGCGAGAGTTGAAGGTAGAACGGCTTACCTGCCTGGACCTGGCGCCGCGCAAATGCAATGCCTCGATCGGTGATTTCGTGCGCCGCGAGCGGATTGGGCTTGTCGTTGCCACCCGGACCACGATTACTCGTTGGACCGTCGCTCTCGTCAAATCCATGCCGCGACGGGTCGGCGTGACCAACGTGCCATTTGCCGAAATGCGCGGTGGCGTACCCTTCGGCGCGCAATGATTCCGCGACTGTCATCTCCGATTCGGGAAGTTCCAGCAAACAATGCGGAGGGACGATTGGAGTCGCGGCCGCGTTGGGCCGGCGGCGGGTGCCGCCGTCGTCCGTCACGAAAGTCATGTGCAATTGGGCCGGCGACTTGCCGGTAAGAATGGCCGCGCGCGACGGCGTGCACCGGGGTGACGATGCGTAGGCGCGCGAGAATCGCATGCCTTGCTCCGCCAACCGCGTAAGAGCCGGAGTCTGTGCGACCTCGCTCTTACTGTCGGCCCGGGCCGGGTCCGATAGCACGGACGTACTCGAC carries:
- a CDS encoding metallophosphoesterase, translated to MKISRRRAVGLMLFAPWAAAAQDSVVAPDTRRRGNRPPGNRGPGGPQHNPDQKKASTFYTDVPAHDFDIILGRPTADAITASVLSYAEIEGFFSYGSDPSKLDQESAPQRFRAGEPVEVVLTKLRPNQAYSYCFNWRRAGATDYTADGPRRFQTQRSRGSEFTFTVQADSHLDDPQAASLYTNTLRAVQADAPDFHIDLGDTFMTDKRGQQFATAQSQYLAQRYYLGLVGHSAPVFLVLGNHDGETGSRFYGKGDSMPGWSNAMRRRYFPNPLPNGFYTGNNMPTDPLGLLQDYYSWEWGNALSVVLDPYWFTTSRSKGPAAFWERSLGETQYRWLESTLAKSNAPFRFVFIHNLVGGGDEAMRGGAEAARFFEWGGRNLDGTPEFAQHRPGWPAPIHDVLKKYGVSVVFHGHDHFFARQELDGIVYQLVPQPATPGGRNVTRMVSEYGYVSGDFLPSPGYLWVSVGNSETHVVFKNTSSEKAEQAFEYRIPSSQRNMGSAGKK
- a CDS encoding sulfatase — its product is MPDRISRRQFIAAAAALGAAGCHLQRAEGIGAETGNRAPNFVMILSEAHGWSSTSVLSDPARADSKSEVAQTPALTRLAEQGMRFSRAYASSPRCTPSRAAILTGKSPAQLHMTFVTDDGGTRRRPNAAATPIVPPHCLLELPESEMTVAESLRAEGYATAHFGKWHVGHADPSRHGFDESDGPTSNRGPGGNDKPNPLAAHEITDRGIAFARRQVQAGKPFYLQLSHYSARNQEDVSPDVLDAFMKRTGITDPRIASAHAAVEEMDTTIGKLLAALDELKIADNTYVVYTTDHGTQGRNENAPLSEGKGTLWEGGIRVPLIVRGPGIEAGSASTTPVIGHDFYPTFLDLAGSKEPLPKGVEGGSLRGVLNNGGTGAVKRPFDYFVFHFPHYDHDPNGPGTAIIAGNYKLIHFYETDKRLLFNLAEDIGEKRDLAAVEPERTDTLARTMDEYLKAMSAQMPTRNAAASTGTSDVPQYQDRPRPPGKQKDEKKGGKRNAIR